Proteins found in one Etheostoma spectabile isolate EspeVRDwgs_2016 chromosome 14, UIUC_Espe_1.0, whole genome shotgun sequence genomic segment:
- the ncdn gene encoding neurochondrin — translation MADSADVTPVVSSQPPVKEEQGGGEGGEGAERDAGGGLTDAQREVLERCLHALRQAQNDSHTLASLLLLTRLCPASQLDKPTLRRIFEAIGLNLPARLLVTAVRGSDNSGLPPQELLSLGTALLAALSTDPDMACHPQLLTTIPFLLGILANGPVNQQKQENQEQNQDGERGQSPDCKVQSTESSNAESDQTKVAKSAGEEAKGDDGSEANRVSTTSQETYPSSKMDEAMAADCYQVLTAVCALPRGADQLLSRGAIPALCQAVEQKQTFSQEKGLALLGCLLSGKMKDKVWSKHPAELLTLLVRLSKDFCQATDQTKLDMCAQLVQFLPPVGVAVEGEELKGVVARVWGVLRPMLQAKLTPRQIGPILVLSACLLDLHGWELVGPPKFCCLLVNRACVEVRMGLEEPPGSELSPELQHTLTGCYRIMEAAIEQACCLGVSQTAAPPQSSIPSISLQQTRQVLGVLEEAFSALMYHLQQVDPSRYGDPFVFATFRSLCSWLAEETSCLKQEVTGLLPFLIGYSRSHLQGESPKQGLSEWMAEMSDREERGPWTGKEALRYLLPALCHLSAEEGPRKVLLTLDTPALLVDFLSQCWTSLKGKSGVASARDPSMETACSALLNFTVTEPERVRKDPCFRKLEALLSEALPVLLHKPRLLVLAANYCTLALMIGRLKSAPSGSVEASQRRLFSTALRFLRSALDSSASPGPVKVSLSWEESWDEAAELWRLCLQALGGCARAQPWIATLVREEGWLKHTLTMLSQCSALPDKHTQEALEEALCAMADQCPACKVEIGDMMKNDKGALICMRNLKKSVGVK, via the exons ATGGCTGACAGTGCCGACGTTACACCTGTCGTGAGCAGCCAGCCTCCTGTGAAAGAGGagcagggaggaggagaaggtggAGAAGGCGCAGAGAGGGATGCAGGAGGTGGTTTGACTGATGCACAGAGAGAGGTGTTGGAGAGATGTCTTCATGCACTCAGGCAGGCTCAAAATGACAGTCACACATTGGCTTCTCTTCTGCTG TTAACTCGCTTGTGCCCAGCAAGCCAGCTAGACAAACCCACCTTGAGGCGTATCTTTGAGGCCATTGGTCTTAACCTCCCAGCTCGACTTTTGGTGACAGCGGTCAGAGGCAGCGACAACTCCGGCTTACCCCCGCAGGAACTCCTTTCACTGGGCACGGCTCTGTTGGCTGCCCTGAGCACAGACCCAGACATGGCCTGCCATCCCCAGCTCCTCACCACCATCCCATTCCTACTGGGCATTTTAGCAAATGGTCCTGTGAACCAGCAGAAACAGGAAAACCAGGAACAGAAccaagatggagagagagggcagAGTCCAGATTGTAAAGTCCAATCAACAGAGAGTTCAAACGCAGAAAGTGATCAAACAAAGGTGGCTAAATCAGCAGGAGAGGAAGCAAAGGGTGATGACGGCAGTGAAGCAAACAGAGTATCAACAACATCTCAAGAAACCTACCCCTCTTCCAAGATGGACGAGGCCATGGCTGCTGACTGCTACCAGGTTCTTACAGCTGTGTGTGCCTTACCCAGAGGTGCCGACCAGCTGCTGAGCAGGGGTGCCATTCCTGCTCTGTGCCAAGCAGTGGAACAAAAGCAGACTTTCAGCCAAGAGAAGGGGCTTGCCTTGCTTGGTTGCCTCCTCTCAGGTAAAATGAAGGACAAAGTGTGGAGTAAACACCCTGCAGAACTCCTCACTTTACTGGTCAGGTTGTCCAAAGACTTCTGCCAAGCTACAGACCAGACCAAGCTGGACATGTGTGCCCAGTTGGTGCAGTTTCTTCCCCCAGTAGGAGTGGCAGTAGAGGGTGAGGAGCTGAAGGGAGTTGTAGCACGTGTATGGGGGGTATTGAGACCCATGTTGCAGGCTAAGTTGACGCCAAGACAGATCGGGCCGATCCTGGTCCTCAGTGCTTGTCTGCTGGATTTGCATGGATGGGAGCTGGTGGGACCGCCAAAGTTCTGCTGCTTACTGGTGAACCGGGCCTGTGTAGAGGTCAGAATGGGTTTGGAGGAACCGCCTGGTAGCGAACTGAGCCCAGAGCTGCAGCACACACTCACAG GCTGTTATCGCATCATGGAGGCTGCCATAGAGCAGGCCTGCTGTCTGGGAGTGTCACAGACCGCTGCACCTCCTCAGAGCTCCATCCCTTCAATCAGTCTGCAGCAGACCAGGCAGGTCCTCGGCGTGTTGGAGGAGGCCTTCTCCGCCTTAATGTACCACCTGCAGCAG GTGGATCCAAGTCGTTATGGCGACCCTTTTGTTTTCGCCACATTCCGCTCTCTGTGCTCCTGGCTGGCCGAGGAGACATCCTGTCTGAAGCAGGAAGTGACTGGACTGCTGCCGTTCTTGATCGGCTACTCCCGAAGccacctgcagggggagagCCCAAAGCAGGGCCTCTCTGAATGGATGGCTGAGATGTccgacagagaggagagggggccGTGGACGGGCAAAGAAGCTCTGAG GTATCTCCTCCCAGCTCTGTGCCACCTGTCAGCAGAGGAAGGGCCCAGGAAGGTGCTGCTCACCCTCGACACCCCGGCCCTGCTGGTGGACTTTCTGTCACAGTGCTGGACTTCCCTCAAGGGGAAAAGTGGAGTGGCATCGGCCAGGGATCCCAGCATGGAGACAGCCTGCTCAGCCCTCCTCAACTTCACCGTCACAGAGCCAGAGAGAGTCAG gAAGGACCCATGTTTCAGGAAGCTGGAGGCCCTTCTGAGTGAAGCACTTCCAGTTTTGCTGCATAAACCTCGCCTGCTTGTCTTAGCGGCAAATTACTGCACGTTGGCTCTGATGATTGGCAGACTTAAATCCGCCCCTTCAG gcTCAGTTGAAGCCAGCCAGAGAAGACTCTTCTCCACAGCTCTCCGGTTCCTCCGCAGCGCCCTGGACTCTAGCGCCAGCCCCGGTCCGGTTAAGGTGAGCCTCAGCTGGGAGGAGAGTTGGGACGAGGCTGCAGAGCTTTGGAGGTTGTGTCTGCAGGCTCTGGGAGGCTGCGCTCGCGCCCAGCCCTGGATCGCCACCCTGGTCAGAGAGGAAGGTtggctcaaacacacacttaccaTGCTGAGTCAGTGTAGCGCACTACCTGACAAGCACACACAGGAGGCGCTAGAGGAAGCACTGTGCGCCATGGCAGACCAGTGCCCGGCCTGTAAAGTGGAGATTGGAGACATGATGAAAAATGATAAAGGAGCTTTGATCTGTATGAGGAACCTGAAGAAGTCAGTGGGAGTGAAGTGA